From a single Plasmodium yoelii strain 17X genome assembly, chromosome: 9 genomic region:
- a CDS encoding PIR protein, translating to MNKEVCEKFRSIWEKFPDELDSGNNYQFKEKNFLDSYCDRNKCESDFERIDGGCLYLFKQIFGSSEFFKSVANSNINIVDYILIWLSYMLNLKEQTGNDNNLQFFYKTTINNNRYKNSINGVTEYSNYKELIDKKTYFLDMDKNIISKFYEAFKLLCEMYVEFDDRTPYCSNCSKNANKFINKYKEMNQDSVITNNNYYKELLSTLSKDYDNFKNKYNNSNHFKSSPLPPIEKTENSAQQIIQSSEDTSSSSSVTNKLFTVLSIFGVIAFLLGISYKYSLFGFRKRFQKQKLREKIKNIKKKMNQ from the exons atgaataaagaagtg tgtgaaaAGTTTAGGAGTATATGGGAAAAATTTCCTGATGAATTGGACAGTGGTAATAACTATcaatttaaagaaaaaaattttttagatAGTTATTGTGATCGTAATAAGTGTGAAAGTGATTTCGAAAGAATTGATGGTGGATGTTTATATCTTTTTAAGCAAATATTTGGGAGTTCTGAATTTTTTAAGTCTGTTGCAAATAGTAacatcaatattgttgattacattttgatatggttaagttatatgttaaacctaaagGAACAAACAGGAAATGATAACAatctacaatttttttataaaacaactataaataataataggtataaaaattctataaatGGTGTTACAGAGTATAGCAATTATAAGGAgcttatagataaaaaaacatattttttggatatggataaaaatattatatctaaattttatgaagcatttaaattattatgtgaaaTGTATGTTGAATTTGATGATAGAACACCATATTGCTCAAACTGTTCGAAAAAtgctaataaatttattaataaatataaagaaatgaATCAAGATTCTGTTATTACTAATAATAATTACTATAAAGAACTATTGTCTACTTTATCAAaagattatgataattttaagaataaatataacaatagtAATCATTTCAAATCTTCACCTCTTCCACCGATAGAAAAAACAGAAAATTCTGCACAACAAATTATACAAAGTTCTGAAGatacatcatcaagttcatcggtaacaaacaaattatttacagttttatcgatatttggtgtaATAGCATTtcttttaggaatttcttacaag tattcgttatttggatttcggaaacgatttcaaaaacaaaaattaagagaaaaaataaaaaatataaagaagaaaatgaatcaataa
- a CDS encoding PIR protein, whose amino-acid sequence MNKKVCQWFSSVQTYFSDELTSDGNYYFLSNGQHFKEYCNNNICNNNLEKINSACLKLFNAFFGDLNSFTNNAKKNTDVVYYIIIWLSYMLSLKKENGINKLNDFYTEHIEKNTHYNKNIQSVRDYNCYKEIIDKKNDLLSMDIDNNIISNFYKAFKSLCEMYSAFDGRTTNCKKCSEKSDKFVKQYEQLYKDYNNTDNIPYKKILSILSADYNNLINECKGSKDSNFTPLPEISTQDTIKHTEQTVKSSEETSEQNSAHIHNSDITSSSSLIVSKLIPVVSVFAAISIFFGISYKYSLFGFRKRSQKHLREKLKK is encoded by the exons atgaataagaaagtg tgtcaATGGTTCAGTTCTGTACAGACATATTTTTCCGATGAATTGACAAGTGATGgaaactattattttttatctaaTGGTCAACATTTCAAAGAgtattgtaataataatatttgtaataataacctcgaaaaaataaattctgcatgtttaaaattgtttaatGCATTCTTTGGGGATTTGAATTCGTTTACAaataatgcaaaaaaaaacacagaTGTTGTTtattacattattatatggttaagttatatgttaagcctaaaaaaagaaaacggAATCAATAAATTAAACGACTTTTATACTGAgcatatagaaaaaaatacgcattataataaaaatatacaaagtGTTCGTGATTATAATTGTTATAAGGAAAtcatagataaaaaaaatgatttgtTGAGTATGGAtatagataataatattatatctaatttttataaagcatttaaatcattatgtgaAATGTATTCTGCATTTGATGGAAGGACGACAAATTGCAAAAAATGTTCGGAAAAATCTGATAAATTTGTTAAACAATATGAACAACTTTACAAAGATTATAATAACACTGATAACATtccatataaaaaaatattgtctaTATTATCAgctgattataataatttaataaatgaatgTAAAGGTAGTAAAGATAGCAATTTTACACCCCTTCCAGAGATAAGCACACAAGATACTATAAAACATACTGAACAAACTGTAAAAAGTTCTGAAGAAACTTCTGAACAAAATTCTGcacatatacataattcTGATATTACGTCATCAAGTTCGTTGATAGTAAGTAAATTAATTCCAGTTGTATCGGTATTTGCTGcaatatcaattttttttggaatttcttataag tattcgttatttggatttcggaaacgatctcaaaaacatttaagagaaaagctaaaaaaataa
- a CDS encoding PIR protein: MSSKVCESINLVDKSFDHDPNNSGEIFDVDLLNYYCPNSNCSSDDEKIISGFIMLLNTLDDDTIDGDILVEYAILWLSYRLNQKTESETTTLNNFYSFYIEENSQYKDNISTDNKINKNIIEKQIRSMNIDIKDISNFYDAFKSLCNMYSEFDPEENNECKTCLETAGELVEKYERLKNALDINKGSSYYKLLSSLSNDYKIFESKYSDKCNYVSPFVACPRSSVTKNIIITIAIIFVAASILLGVSYKYSLFGFRKRSQKQHLREMLKK; the protein is encoded by the exons atgtctTCTAAAGTg tGTGAATCAATTAATTTGGTCGATAAATCTTTTGATCATGATCCGAACAACTCGGGAGAAATTTTTGATGtggatttattaaattattattgccCTAATAGTAACTGTAGTAGTGATGACGAAAAGATTATCTCTGGTTTTATAATGTTACTAAATACGCTTGATGATGATACTATAGATGGTGATATACTTGTTGAATAcgctattttatggttaagttatagactaaatcaaaaaacaGAAAGTGAAACCACCACattaaacaatttttatagttTCTATATAGAAGAAAATAGTCAATATAAGGATAATATATCTACTGATAATAAGATTAATAAGAATATTATAGAAAAACAAATAAGATCGATGAATAtagatattaaagatatatctaatttttatgatgcatttaaatcattatgtaacatgtataGTGAATTTGATCcagaagaaaataatgaatgcAAGACATGTTTAGAAACTGCTGGAGAATTggttgaaaaatatgaaagaCTTAAAAATGCTttagatattaataaaggaaGTTCTTATTATAAACTATTGTCtagtttatcaaatgattataaaattttcgAAAGTAAATATAGTGATAAATGTAATTATGTCTCACCATTTGTAGCTTGTCCACGAAGTTcagtaacaaaaaatataataattacaattgcaattatatttgttgcagcatcaattttattgggagtttcttataag tattcgttatttggatttcggaaacgatctcaaaaacaacatttaagagaaatgctaaaaaaataa
- a CDS encoding PIR protein, translating into MSYNECGIINDIDKYFFDDLNNPREDISGSFLSTYCPGSNCSSDEEKIISGFITLLNNLESLESDKIFEYAILWLSYKLNQKKENGTTTLNDFYTKHIETNDFYKDKIYNNNNDNINMDFIENKIRSMDIDIKDISNFYDAFKSLCNMYIEISAKTDTECNKCLENAGEFFEKCEKVKNVFDITKGSSYLQLWLSLSKDYKNFENSYNSLACINGPPLVSCLRSSVTKNTLIIIAIIFVASSILLGVSYKYSLFGFRKRFQKQKLRENLKK; encoded by the exons ATGTCTTATAATGAg tGTGGTATAATTAATGATattgataaatatttttttgatgatCTGAACAACCCGAGAGAAGATATTTCTGGAAGTTTTTTAAGTACGTATTGCCCTGGTAGTAACTGTAGTAGTGATGAAGAAAAGATTATCTCTGGTTTTATAACGTTACTAAATAATCTTGAAAGTTTAGAAAGTGATAAAATTTTTGAATAcgctattttatggttaagttataaactaaatcaaaaaaaagaaaatggaaCCACCACATTAAacgatttttatactaaACATATAGAAACAAATGATTTTTATAaggataaaatatataataataataatgataatattaatatggattttatagaaaataaaataagatcgatggatattgatattaaagatatatctaatttttatgatgcatttaaatcattatgtaacatgtataTTGAAATTAGTGCAAAAACAGATACTGAATGCAATAAATGTTTAGAAAATGCTGgagaattttttgaaaaatgtgaaaaagttaaaaatgtttttgatATTACTAAAGGAAGTTCTTATTTACAACTATGGTTAAGTTTATCAaaagattataaaaattttgaaaatagtTATAATAGTTTAGCATGTATTAATGGCCCACCACTTGTATCTTGTCTACGAAGTTcagtaacaaaaaatacactaattataattgcaattatatttgttgcatcatcaattttattgggagtttcttataag tattcgttatttggatttcggaaacgatttcaaaaacaaaaattaagagaaaatctaaaaaagtaa